Genomic DNA from Leptospira broomii serovar Hurstbridge str. 5399:
TCGAGTCCCTCTCATTTCCGACAAAAATGCGGGGAACGATTTAAGGACAAAGCATAACATTAAAAAATTCGCGTATTATTAATTAGAGCAGGATCGAAGGAGGCATCAAATGTTCGAAACTTTAGGGACGATTCTCAACGGCGATGGATTTATGCCTCACGGTCATTGTTATCTTTGGATACCTAGCCTCGTTTGGACCATGGTAATTACGGATTCTCTTATTTTTCTTGCCTATGCGGTAATTTCCATTTGTCTTTATGCTTTGGTTAAAAAAATCAAGCTCCCTTTTAGCGGTATGTTTTTAGCTTTCGGACTATTCATAGCCGCATGCGGTATGACTCACCTTATGGAAGTTTATAATCTTTGGGTACCGAACTATTCGCTTGCTGCCGCGATCAAAATTGTTACAGCGACCGCTTCAGTTGCGACTGCTATCTGGCTATTCCCGACTATACCGAAAGTCGTTACTCTCGCAAAGACTGCCCGACTTTCCGAAGAGCGTCGTATAAAGTTAGAGGAAACGACTCTCCAACTTCAAAAACAAACCCTCAACCTCGAATCGGTGAATCAGGAACTAGAAGCATTTTGCTATTCCGTTTCTCACGACCTTCGCGCCCCGTTGCGAAGCATAGTCGGTTTCAGCAGCGACGTGTTAGAAGAATCCGGAAAGGATCTAAGGTCTCAAGGTATCGAGGATATGCAAAGAGTAATAAGCTCGGCCAAAAAAATGGGAGAGCTTATCGATGGTCTCCTCGGATTGTCTAGACTTACTCAGGGAGAAATAAAAAATGAAACTGTAAATCTATCGCAAATAGCTGCCGTAACTATCGAAGATCTTATGAGAGACGAGCCGGAGCGTAACGTTAATTTTGTTCTTTCGGAAGAAATTGTAGTAAACGGTGATGCCTCTCTATTGAGAGCGATGATGACTAATTTGTTGAGCAATGCTTGGAAATTCACCGCAAAAAAACCTGATGCCAAAATTGAATTTGGCAAAGAGGAAAGCGGAGGCGCCCCGGTTTACTTTGTAAGGGACAACGGAGCTGGGTTCGATATGAGATACGTTGATAAACTATTTGGAGCCTTTCAGCGTCTTCATTCGCTGAAGGAGTTCGCCGGAAATGGTATCGGTCTAGCCACAGTTCAAAGGATTATCAGAAGACATGGCGGGAAAGTTTGGGCAGAAGCGCATCTCAACGAAGGCGCCACCTTTTATTTTACGGTTTAATAAAAAATAAAAACAAAATGTTTCAAAATTGGATTCTACTAGTTGAAGATAATCCCGACGACGAAGAATTAACGCTAAGAGCCTTAAGAAAGACCAGGATCGACAATAGAATCGAAGTGGCACGTGACGGCGAAGAGGCGCTTGATCTATTATTCGGTAAAGAAGGAATCCGCTCCTCTATCGACGCGAACGCGATGCCCCAGGTAGTTTTGCTAGACTTAAATCTTCCGAAAATCGACGGCAAAGAAGTTTTGCGACAAATCAGATCCCGCGAAATATCGAAGTCCTTGCCGGTTATTATTCTAACTTCTTATAAAGAGCAAAAGGATTTGCTTCAATATTATTCCAGCGGAGCAAATAGCTGCCTTGTGAAACCTGTAGATACAAAAAAGTTTGTGGAGGCTATCAACCGATTAGGACTCCACTGGCTTGTCATAAACGAACAGACGTCCGAGAAAGGCTAATTATTTTCGTCTTTGAAGCCGGTAGCCGCATCGGCTCTAAAAAAAGGAAGAAACACGATTAAGATTCCCATAACATTGCATCGAGCGATCGTTCTCCGAGCTCTCCTCCGGGATTTTATATTCAATTTCATAGTCGGCAAGTTGCTGGGAGTTGGAAATGGAATGAAAAATTGGGTCGGGCATTCGGTTCAAGAAGTCCGATCACTAACTCAAGTTAAACTGACTCAACATCCGGCGAACGATTACTTACCAAAATTCCGCCGTTAAAACTTGCTTCTTATTATGCGAAGCCGCGGGAAATCGGTTCCGTACTTTCGCTCTCAAAGAAAGAGTTTCCTCGTTAGATTAAAAAACCGATGCAAGCGCATTACGCCGAACCGTTTTGTTGTAAGAAACTGAAAAAGGGATCGAAATAAAACTCCCTGAAGCTACATACTGAGAATTTAAAGTCTGATTTAAACTTAGATTCGGACGGTTAATAAAATTCTGAATTTTAATTTCTATAATGAACTATTGGAATTTCTTCGTTTTATTTCGAATACGCCGAAATTAATGCCTTTAATTGCTCCGAAGCTAGGGCTGGATTTGAAAATTCAATTGCCATAAATCCTTTAACTCCAAAGGACGTTGCTACGGTTTCAGTCCGAATGATTTTTCCTGCGAACTTTATCTCTTTCATCGAAGATCCGGAAATCACACACCGAATCGGAGAACCGTCTTCGAAATTCTGATAATTCCCGCTATCAATTTGAATCGATAGTCCGGTATCGGAAATATCCGAGACATTCCCTACAACTATCGCCTCTCCGTTGATAGCTATAACAAAAAGTTCGAATAAATCCCAAGAATGAATTCGATCGGTAATTATGCTTGTTATGTCCATAGCAAAATCCTCGATCTCTTATATCCGAATATAATTAGACGTAAGTTTAAATCGATTTTCAAGTTGATATTTAGCAACCGACCTAAAGGGGACTTCGAAGTCTTAATAATCTAAAAGGGCCGAAGAGTAATGGGCGTACGTTTAAATCAACGGCGGAAATTCGATCGCTAGTTGAAAGCGGTTAAGCTTAAAGCCATAACACGGTCCGAAAGTTGAATGATTTTGTTAAATTCTACTCCGATAATGCCTCTAATTCCGCTTGAAGTGGCGACTTTCTCTTTTCTAATAATGACCCCGCCAAATTGAATGTCTTCCATAGACGGCCCTGACACAATGCCCGAGATTTTAGATCCGATTTCTTGATTCTGGATAGATTCCAAGTCCGAAAGAATTGCAATACCAAAGTCCGAAATATCCAAAACGTTTCCGACTAAAGCGCCGTTTTCACACGACGCTAAAACAAGAAGTTCTAATAGCTCTTTTGAAACGAGCCTCTCCCTTCTTCTCCTTTCCTCTGCCATTCAGAATTTCCTCCCGCAGGTTTTTACCCTTACAAATTTATCAGACGGATCAATAAGAATCAAGATTTCATCGTATTTCGGTAATATTCTTAGGTTTTGTCTGCCGGAAGTGATCGAGCTTAAAATGCACAAAATAAGCCCTAATTATTAATTTACGGAATTATATTGTCTGACTCAGGCTATTCTTGACCGAACGCGCAATACCGCAATCACAAGATGGTGAACCACCCAGCACATTCAAAAGATAATAGATATCGCTGAGCAACGAAAGAAGGTATTTGGGTTAGGTGCTATCTGGCAGAATTGGAGGGAGTGGATTGGAGTCGAAGTTGGTAGGGATTATATGAACGCGGATAGAGGATCTCTTCTTATATATCTGTAACTGTTAAATTTTCGATATATTTATCTTTCATTAAACGAGAGGAAGGCAAAATCCAACATGCCAATGAATTCTTTTTAGAACGATTTATTACATTTCTCCATATTCGTCCGGAGAACTTTTATAGCCTTACCTTCCCGATATTTAATCAATTGATTAGGCACTGCCTCGCTCAAATAGGCAACGGTAGCGACTCACTTTGTATGCGCGATACGAAACTTCGATCCGGACTTTATTGATATCTATAAACCAAACTGCCCGTCTCCCGATTCGATTCAAATGATAGCTGCATAACTATATCATGTTTTCTTTTAGTAAGAGACATAACCATATATAAAAGAACGAAGATAATAATTTCGCTCAGTTGACTTCATAAGGCCCTTTTCAACGATGATAATTTTTAAACGAATTTTAGCCATGAACATGGTTTTTTCGCGGAGGAAGCGGAGGAAATTTTACATCTTTCTTTAAGAATGAAATTATGGAATACGATATTAGAAGGTATACAGCTTTGTTATGGGAAAATTCAGACGAAAATATTCTCTTATACTGAATCTTTTAATCATTCTGATATTATTTTACCAACTACTTTCGGCTCGCGTTATCGCTGCACCTAGCAAAGAGGATGAGAACTTAAAAATCACCTTAACTCTCGAGCAAGCCGTAATGATCGGCACTACCAACAGCGTAATTTTAAGAACTCTCGAGGCCAAAAAAGAAATCTTTAAAATGCTGATCACTGAGCGATGGCGCGAATTTCTTCCTAAAGTAGGAGTCCAGTATTTTGGTCTACGAAATATCAATGTCGGCTCTGCGGATAATATTTATAATGACGTTCGCTTAACCGTTCAACAACTCGTTTTTGACGGAGGGGAAGCCTCTTTGAATTTGGAGACGTCCAAGTTAAATGAAGTCCTGAATGAGAAAGATTTCAAAATCAATTACGCAAAACTAAAACTAGAAATTCAAAAGGCTTATTTTAAAACGCTTGGCGCTAAGGGGAAGGTCTTTCTCGCCAGGAAAACGTTGGAGAAAATGGAAGAATCATATTCCAAATCTCAGGCGGAGTATAAGCAAGGATTCATTCCCAAAATTCAATTGATAGAAACCGCGAGCAGACTTCGGCAGGCCCAATATTCTCTTCAGAAATATAAGAACGAATACGGACAGTCCCTTTTGGAGTTGAAACAGATATTAAATTTGGATTATCAACTTCAGCTTAACTTAGAGGAAAATTTATTCACCGATTTTATCCTCGCCCCCCCTCGTTTGGATGTAATGAACGTGATCGCGAGAGCTAGAGAAGAACGTGAAGACGTAAAAAAATCCCGCGTAGTAATTCAACGTCTTAAGGATGAAAAAACTATCGCGGAAAACTATTGGATACCTAAGTTATATGTAGGCGGCTACGCGGGTAGAAACGGAGATCGCCTTCCTCTACAGCACGATATTTACGGGGTAAATTTCAATTTAACTTTTCCGCTCGGTAGCAATACCGTGCAGACCAACGGGAACTTAGGCGTTCAGAAGGACGGAACAGGTATCCAAACCTATCCTGGTTTCGGAAACCAATTCGTAGGGCCTGGATTGAATGGGTATAATTCCAGCCAGATAAAATTCTGGGATAATCTTAGCTACGCGAGAAAGATTGTGGAAGGCGAAGTCCAGTTAAGCGAAGCCATTCTAAATCGCAAAAGTTTGGAAAACCAGATCGGCCTTGAAGTGCAAAAGAGCGCAGATAAGCTATTAGAATCATGGGAAATTATTAAAATTGCGAATTCGAAGGTATTACTTCAGTGGGAATCCTTAAAAATTGCCAGCACGAAATATAGAGTGGGTCAAGCCAAACGCGAAGATATGTTGGCTGCCGAAAGCGAATATGTCAAATCCCAGGAAGAGTTAACCGATGCGCTGTCCATTTACGCGACGGGGTGCTATGAACTCGCATTTACGGGAACGATTGAAGGCGAAATAAACAAGTTAATCCAATATAAAAAAGGTAAGGGAAATTCGTTGATATCCGCTTTATTAAACAACGAACATATCGATGATATTTTCCTGCCGGACGATATAAAAGGTAAATCTATACAAGGTTTGATAGAGGATTAAAGCGTTTTCTAATCCATAACAAATAACTGATATAGAATAAAAATCATGAAAAACAGTATTTCTTTTTTTAAATTAAGCTTTTTTAATAAATCGATCTATATTATGACGATTGTAATTTTTCTATCCTCGTGCAAAAATCTGCAAAATAGTCTCCTTAAGTTCGATCCTTTTATCGGAGAATCGAACGCTCCGACTGTTTTATTCAGTAACCCGGTTTCCGGATTGCAAAATCTCCCAAGTAATCAATCGTTTCAAATTGCGTTCAGTAAGGAAATGAACATGAACGCTTGTCAGATCGCGTTTTCTATGTCGCCGACGACGCCCGGCTTTTTTAACAACACTCCGTCGGTTTTGAACTTTCTTCCTTCTGCCTCCCTTAAAGCAGGAACTTATACATTCTCTTTAACTAAATCGTGCGAGGATAATTCCGGAAGGGATCTGAAAGACCCTTTTAGCGCTTCAGTCTCGATTGGAAGCGCGGCAAACGTAGGAACGAATCCGACAATCAATAATATGTACGTTTATGCCGGAGCGCTTGCCGCATGCAACGCTGGAACCGCCGCCTTGGGGGATTTTTTAAATTCGAATATCGTAACTGCCTGCATGGGAAATCCGAACCAAAATCAGATTATTCTGAATTTTTCACGGGCGATGAATCCGCAAATTACGCAAGGTGCAATCGCAATTAGTCCGACTTTACTCGGCAGTTATACATGGACATCCGCTAGTTCCCTTTCTATAATTCCTGATTTTCCGTTAACGGCTGGACAGCGATATAGTGTTATCGTCAGTACTCAAGCCGTCGATACGAATAATATCGCTTTAGCTGGAAACATAGCGGGAAGCTTCTTTGTAGGAACAAATAACGCGCTTCCCGGAGTCACTTCGATTACCGTCTTCACCGGAACAATCCCGACATGCAAGGCGGGAGCAGGCGCCCTATCCGACATTCTTGCCGTGGCAGTAACGAACGGCTGTTTAGGGAATCCTGGAAATAATACTCTCACGTTCAATTTTTCGACTCCGATGGATCCGCTCAGTACTCAAGCTGCGATTAATATTTCGCCTGCAATACCGGGCACTTATACCTGGTCCGGTGGAAATACCGTATTGACGTTAGTTTCGGATTCGGTTCTCACCTACGGAACTAGATATAGCGTAAGCATCTCAACTAGCGCACTTAGCTCGAATTTAGTGGCTTTAAAAACCCCCGTTACTGGTAGTTTCGTCGCGGGTGCAAACAACCCCTCACCTCACGTCCAATCTATCGGAGTCGCGAGCCAACCCGGTTGCGCGATTGCATTGCCGGGAACAGGCAGTGTAGCTGGCGGAAGCTGGACCATTGGATCGTGCTGGTGGGATGATAGTATTTCGGTTCTATCGCCCAGCTCCTACCAATTCAGGGGAGGAGATGACGGCACTGGAACAAGTACCGCCTGTACCGATCGGAATACGGATAATTTTAGATTGATCTTCAGCAATTATATGGACCCGGGTAGCACTTTAAATGCGATTTCATTGAGCCGCATTTCGCCTCCCCTTACAACTCTTAGGCTTTCAACCTGGAATTGGCAGGATTGTCAAGCTGTGGCGCCATTCGGTTGTCGCGTCCTAAATTTAGTGTATTCGGAAATGGAAGCGACTTGCGGAACGACTACGGCCTTCGGAACGAACGGCGACTTCAATATGACCAACGTCTCGTTATCTCCTCCCGTTTCGCCGAACTCGCCGATCTATACGATCCAGGTGAACAGTACCTCCTTAGATGTGAACGGGAAACCGTTATCGCCTCCGTTCTTGTTTTCTTTCGTTAGTCAATAATTACGTGATATTATAATATAGGAAGTTTACATACCGTGCGATTTAACAATATAAAATATGGAATTCTGAGCATATTACTATTTGCTTCAATGCAATCTTGTACTTACTTTAATACCGGTTCCGTTAGATATGCGGAACGAAAGGACAAAGCGAAGGGAGTTTATCTATTAGGATTTATAGAAAATAGAGATTCCCATTTTGATCCGTTTAGTACGAAGAATCTGGGCAGTATGCTTAAGTTCGAACTTTTGTTTTCGGGATATGACGTTCTGGTGATCGGAGATTATTTAAAAACGATCGAAGATAATGTAGCCAAGGAAAAGGCTTTCAAAAAGGAAAAGTCGACTGAATCCAAAGATAACACGAATTTTCTACCGGATTCCGCAAAAAATGTGGCAGGTGAAAACTTCTGGCAAAACATCGAATTGGATCCCAGAAACCTAAAAGAACAGGAAATTAAAAATTTATCCGGTACCGTTGCTTTCGACTACTTTATTCAAGGCGCGATCTCTATGAACGATAACAGGAAAATCCTGGATAAAAAAGAGAGCGCCATTATCTTTTTGGAAGTCTTCGATAAAAAAGGTAAAATCATCAGTAGCGTAAACTATACCGTCGAAGATCGTACGTTTACCGAAGCGAATTTGTTAAGGGACGTATGTACGAAAATAGTAGATAAGCTCGACAAACGAGAAGAAAAGAAAAACTGGATGATGCTATCCCTGTTCTAAAGACAGTTAAAAACGTCTGAACTCATCTAGATAAAGTGGAAAAGCGGACATTCAACGTTACGTTAAAGGAAAAAGTTTGATATTTTCGGTTTTAAAGGCAATTTTCAAGAACATCGCGGCTAAAATCATTTTGTATTTAGTGGTGATTTACTTCCTACTTTTCGCCGCCTACTACAGATTGAAAGACAATCCCACTTATCCGGTCGCAAATAAAATCGGGGTTACTCTCTTTAAACCGCTCTTTTGGATTTTTCGCGACGGTAAAACGGCAGTCGCCGGAGATCAGGCTGGACCGGTCTCGGTCTCCGCTTACAAAATTGTTATCAAAAATATCGCTCCTTCCGTAAGTTCTTCCGGAATGATCGATTTTAAAGATAAAGTCGACGTATATTCGAAATTAAGCGGACGCATTGAAAAAATATTCGTGAAAGAAGGAGATAAAGTCTCAGTCGATCAGAAACTATTTAAGATTGAAAGCCTCCAGTATGAATTAGAGCTAATGAAGCAGGAAGCGACGATGGAGTCTTCCCGTTCTCAAGTCAAGCTTGCCGCCGAAAAATACGAGAAGGCTAAGTTCGGAGTGGATGCAAGAATTAGAGAAATGGAGAAGAGTAAGACTCTTATCCGGCGGGCAAAAGACGAGTATGAGAAAGCCAAAAAAACATTCG
This window encodes:
- a CDS encoding sensor histidine kinase: MFETLGTILNGDGFMPHGHCYLWIPSLVWTMVITDSLIFLAYAVISICLYALVKKIKLPFSGMFLAFGLFIAACGMTHLMEVYNLWVPNYSLAAAIKIVTATASVATAIWLFPTIPKVVTLAKTARLSEERRIKLEETTLQLQKQTLNLESVNQELEAFCYSVSHDLRAPLRSIVGFSSDVLEESGKDLRSQGIEDMQRVISSAKKMGELIDGLLGLSRLTQGEIKNETVNLSQIAAVTIEDLMRDEPERNVNFVLSEEIVVNGDASLLRAMMTNLLSNAWKFTAKKPDAKIEFGKEESGGAPVYFVRDNGAGFDMRYVDKLFGAFQRLHSLKEFAGNGIGLATVQRIIRRHGGKVWAEAHLNEGATFYFTV
- a CDS encoding response regulator codes for the protein MFQNWILLVEDNPDDEELTLRALRKTRIDNRIEVARDGEEALDLLFGKEGIRSSIDANAMPQVVLLDLNLPKIDGKEVLRQIRSREISKSLPVIILTSYKEQKDLLQYYSSGANSCLVKPVDTKKFVEAINRLGLHWLVINEQTSEKG
- a CDS encoding PilZ domain-containing protein, translating into MDITSIITDRIHSWDLFELFVIAINGEAIVVGNVSDISDTGLSIQIDSGNYQNFEDGSPIRCVISGSSMKEIKFAGKIIRTETVATSFGVKGFMAIEFSNPALASEQLKALISAYSK
- a CDS encoding PilZ domain-containing protein yields the protein MAEERRRRERLVSKELLELLVLASCENGALVGNVLDISDFGIAILSDLESIQNQEIGSKISGIVSGPSMEDIQFGGVIIRKEKVATSSGIRGIIGVEFNKIIQLSDRVMALSLTAFN
- a CDS encoding TolC family protein; protein product: MGKFRRKYSLILNLLIILILFYQLLSARVIAAPSKEDENLKITLTLEQAVMIGTTNSVILRTLEAKKEIFKMLITERWREFLPKVGVQYFGLRNINVGSADNIYNDVRLTVQQLVFDGGEASLNLETSKLNEVLNEKDFKINYAKLKLEIQKAYFKTLGAKGKVFLARKTLEKMEESYSKSQAEYKQGFIPKIQLIETASRLRQAQYSLQKYKNEYGQSLLELKQILNLDYQLQLNLEENLFTDFILAPPRLDVMNVIARAREEREDVKKSRVVIQRLKDEKTIAENYWIPKLYVGGYAGRNGDRLPLQHDIYGVNFNLTFPLGSNTVQTNGNLGVQKDGTGIQTYPGFGNQFVGPGLNGYNSSQIKFWDNLSYARKIVEGEVQLSEAILNRKSLENQIGLEVQKSADKLLESWEIIKIANSKVLLQWESLKIASTKYRVGQAKREDMLAAESEYVKSQEELTDALSIYATGCYELAFTGTIEGEINKLIQYKKGKGNSLISALLNNEHIDDIFLPDDIKGKSIQGLIED
- a CDS encoding Ig-like domain-containing protein — protein: MKNSISFFKLSFFNKSIYIMTIVIFLSSCKNLQNSLLKFDPFIGESNAPTVLFSNPVSGLQNLPSNQSFQIAFSKEMNMNACQIAFSMSPTTPGFFNNTPSVLNFLPSASLKAGTYTFSLTKSCEDNSGRDLKDPFSASVSIGSAANVGTNPTINNMYVYAGALAACNAGTAALGDFLNSNIVTACMGNPNQNQIILNFSRAMNPQITQGAIAISPTLLGSYTWTSASSLSIIPDFPLTAGQRYSVIVSTQAVDTNNIALAGNIAGSFFVGTNNALPGVTSITVFTGTIPTCKAGAGALSDILAVAVTNGCLGNPGNNTLTFNFSTPMDPLSTQAAINISPAIPGTYTWSGGNTVLTLVSDSVLTYGTRYSVSISTSALSSNLVALKTPVTGSFVAGANNPSPHVQSIGVASQPGCAIALPGTGSVAGGSWTIGSCWWDDSISVLSPSSYQFRGGDDGTGTSTACTDRNTDNFRLIFSNYMDPGSTLNAISLSRISPPLTTLRLSTWNWQDCQAVAPFGCRVLNLVYSEMEATCGTTTAFGTNGDFNMTNVSLSPPVSPNSPIYTIQVNSTSLDVNGKPLSPPFLFSFVSQ
- a CDS encoding lipoprotein, with the translated sequence MRFNNIKYGILSILLFASMQSCTYFNTGSVRYAERKDKAKGVYLLGFIENRDSHFDPFSTKNLGSMLKFELLFSGYDVLVIGDYLKTIEDNVAKEKAFKKEKSTESKDNTNFLPDSAKNVAGENFWQNIELDPRNLKEQEIKNLSGTVAFDYFIQGAISMNDNRKILDKKESAIIFLEVFDKKGKIISSVNYTVEDRTFTEANLLRDVCTKIVDKLDKREEKKNWMMLSLF